The following are encoded together in the Deltaproteobacteria bacterium genome:
- a CDS encoding outer membrane beta-barrel protein — translation MRKLSALFLAVAMAAVTVAVVPAAGLAAEYDRYERGSRGDYAPPPPPPRRGADVPPPRHAQHGQPYFFAHIGVFEPNDDLDGLRGYDSGGHFDVGIGSRVSPVFAVEGTFGAYAAERGADEASVVPLTIGGRLIIPHPFIEPYVGGGIGLYFASLKEAPRTGFSGIDESETDIGGYLSAGADLWLNPRAALNFEGRYHFVEPTFTSNAGTSFDVNMGGWTVNLGVRLAF, via the coding sequence ATGAGAAAGCTTTCGGCGCTGTTCCTGGCGGTGGCAATGGCGGCGGTCACGGTGGCGGTCGTCCCGGCCGCGGGGCTCGCGGCGGAGTACGACCGGTACGAGCGGGGGTCCCGCGGCGACTACGCGCCTCCTCCCCCGCCCCCGCGCCGCGGGGCGGATGTTCCCCCGCCCCGGCACGCGCAGCACGGCCAGCCGTACTTCTTCGCCCACATCGGGGTGTTCGAGCCCAACGACGACCTCGACGGGCTCCGGGGTTACGATTCCGGCGGCCATTTCGACGTGGGGATCGGGTCCCGGGTGTCGCCGGTCTTCGCGGTCGAAGGGACGTTCGGCGCGTACGCCGCGGAACGGGGGGCGGACGAGGCGTCCGTGGTCCCGCTGACGATCGGCGGACGGCTGATCATCCCGCACCCGTTCATCGAGCCGTACGTCGGCGGCGGGATCGGCCTCTACTTCGCCTCCCTGAAGGAAGCGCCCCGGACCGGCTTCAGCGGGATCGACGAATCCGAGACCGACATCGGCGGTTACCTCTCCGCCGGCGCGGACCTGTGGCTGAACCCGCGGGCGGCGCTCAACTTCGAGGGGAGATACCACTTCGTGGAGCCGACGTTCACCTCCAACGCCGGGACCTCGTTCGACGTGAACATGGGCGGGTGGACGGTCAACCTCGGCGTCCGGCTGGCGTTCTGA
- a CDS encoding MTAP family purine nucleoside phosphorylase, protein MRRRGTGEKPRVLLLGGSGAYSLPSGVLGERLSSRRVRTPYGFSNPVHLFDRGGFRYCFLSRHGERAYDTTAPYVNYRANVYAAKLLGVERIFAWTGPGAVSRSYRPGDLVLPDDLLDFTRNRPSTFFEGKGIGFIRQFPVFCETLRNALRDAADGGEAGRFHFGGTYACTEGPRLETPAEIRFLARAGADLVGMTLCPEAFLARELEICYAPVAYVTNYAEGVRRLPYRRGALFEGMLPPSGARSVEAAKNAIPGIALAAAESVAGAERDCPCAVSMERYRKKGAIGPDFREWAAPPRGGKR, encoded by the coding sequence CTGAGGCGGCGCGGAACGGGCGAAAAGCCCCGGGTCCTCCTTCTCGGGGGGTCCGGGGCGTACTCCCTCCCTTCCGGGGTCCTCGGGGAGCGGCTCTCCTCCCGGCGCGTGCGCACCCCGTACGGCTTCTCGAACCCGGTCCACCTCTTCGACCGGGGAGGGTTCCGCTACTGCTTCCTCTCCCGCCACGGCGAGCGCGCCTACGATACGACCGCGCCGTACGTGAACTACCGGGCGAACGTGTACGCCGCGAAGCTGCTGGGCGTCGAGCGGATCTTCGCGTGGACCGGGCCCGGCGCGGTCTCCCGGAGCTACCGCCCGGGCGACCTGGTCCTCCCGGACGACCTGCTCGACTTCACCCGGAACCGCCCGTCCACCTTCTTCGAGGGGAAGGGGATCGGCTTCATCCGCCAGTTCCCGGTGTTCTGTGAGACGCTGAGGAATGCACTGCGCGACGCAGCGGACGGGGGCGAAGCAGGGCGTTTCCATTTCGGCGGCACCTACGCCTGCACCGAGGGGCCGCGCCTCGAGACCCCGGCGGAGATCCGGTTCCTGGCCCGCGCGGGGGCGGACCTCGTCGGGATGACGCTGTGCCCCGAGGCGTTTCTCGCCAGGGAGCTCGAGATCTGCTACGCGCCCGTGGCGTACGTGACGAACTACGCGGAAGGGGTGAGGCGCCTGCCGTACCGCCGCGGGGCCCTGTTCGAAGGGATGCTCCCGCCCTCCGGCGCGAGGTCGGTGGAAGCGGCGAAGAACGCGATCCCCGGGATCGCGCTGGCCGCCGCGGAATCGGTCGCGGGGGCGGAAAGGGATTGCCCCTGCGCGGTTTCGATGGAAAGATACAGGAAGAAGGGCGCGATCGGCCCCGATTTCCGCGAATGGGCGGCTCCGCCCCGGGGGGGGAAGCGTTGA
- the groES gene encoding co-chaperone GroES yields MKVKPLQDRVLIKRVEEEAKTKGGIIIPDSAKEKPQEGLVVAVGPGKVTDNGTRVAPEVKAGDRILFGKYSGTEIKVDGVEHLILREDDILAIFTK; encoded by the coding sequence ATGAAAGTCAAGCCGTTGCAGGACAGGGTTCTGATCAAGCGGGTGGAGGAAGAGGCCAAGACCAAGGGCGGGATCATCATCCCCGACTCCGCCAAGGAGAAGCCGCAGGAGGGGCTGGTCGTCGCGGTGGGCCCGGGCAAGGTGACCGACAACGGGACCCGGGTGGCCCCCGAGGTGAAGGCGGGCGACCGCATCCTGTTCGGCAAGTATTCCGGAACCGAGATCAAGGTGGACGGCGTGGAGCACCTGATCCTGCGCGAGGACGACATCCTCGCGAT
- a CDS encoding DUF507 family protein, with protein sequence MRLTEARISHLSHLVRNALHKGGLADFPDEPAAHREAKAVLSSYARMEEEADAYARERISRLSRRVLEGGREWEILHRKYFEEEMARKKL encoded by the coding sequence TTGCGACTCACCGAGGCCCGCATCTCCCACCTGTCCCACCTGGTGCGCAACGCGCTCCACAAGGGAGGGCTGGCCGATTTTCCCGACGAACCGGCGGCGCACCGCGAGGCCAAGGCGGTGCTTTCGTCGTACGCCAGGATGGAGGAGGAGGCCGACGCCTACGCCCGCGAAAGGATCTCGCGGCTGTCCCGCCGCGTTCTCGAAGGAGGGCGCGAATGGGAAATCCTCCACCGGAAATATTTCGAGGAGGAGATGGCCCGGAAGAAGTTGTAA
- a CDS encoding 3-deoxy-7-phosphoheptulonate synthase → MIIVMGQGAAPKEIRAVIARIKELGYRSHPIYGKERTVIGAVGDERGKFVLQALESLPGVERVVPILKPYKLASREVKPERTVVRIAP, encoded by the coding sequence ATGATCATCGTCATGGGGCAAGGTGCGGCCCCGAAGGAAATCCGGGCCGTCATCGCCAGGATCAAGGAGCTCGGGTACCGGTCCCACCCGATCTACGGCAAGGAGCGGACCGTCATCGGGGCCGTGGGCGACGAGCGCGGCAAGTTCGTCCTCCAGGCCCTCGAGTCGCTCCCCGGGGTCGAGCGCGTCGTCCCGATCCTCAAGCCGTACAAGCTCGCCAGCCGGGAGGTGAAGCCCGAGCGGACGGTGGTCCGGATCGCCCC
- a CDS encoding DUF507 family protein codes for MKFTDEQIRRACGSILSRWKAKGLVRPKGADEAILARMAAEIRKDIQREEELDREADALLEQHLKKIDHTQANTRVLFQKIKERLARDRGIVL; via the coding sequence TTGAAGTTCACCGACGAACAGATCCGGCGCGCCTGCGGGTCGATCCTCTCCCGGTGGAAGGCGAAGGGGCTGGTCCGGCCGAAGGGGGCGGACGAGGCGATCCTCGCCCGGATGGCCGCCGAGATCCGGAAGGACATCCAGCGGGAGGAGGAGCTCGACCGGGAGGCGGACGCGCTCCTCGAACAGCACCTGAAGAAGATCGACCACACCCAGGCCAACACCCGCGTCCTTTTCCAGAAGATCAAGGAGCGGCTCGCCCGGGACCGTGGGATCGTCCTGTAA